In Flammeovirgaceae bacterium, the sequence AAAAAGATCAGGGAGCAGTTGAATGTTGATCCTAATGGAATGGTTTTCGGATTTGTGGGAAGGATTGTAAGAGATAAAGGATTGAAAGAATTAATAGCTGCTTTTCGGAATTTAAATAACAACCGGAATAAGCTCTATCTTCTTTTAGTTGGGCAGATGGAGGTTGACTTGGATCCGTTAGACGAAGTTGACAGGAGATACATTGATTCGGCTAACAATGTTTTTTTAGTTGGTTATCAAACAGATGTACGGCCTTGGATGATTGCCATGGATGTATTTGTATTTCCAAGCTACAGAGAAGGATTTCCCAACGTGGTAATGCAGGCAGCCTGTCTGGAGTTGCCCTGCATTGTTTCGGATATCAATGGTTGTAACGAAATCATTCAGCATCAGGTAACCGGCATTGTTGTTCCAGTAAAGAATGTGGATGCACTGATTAAGCGGATGACAGACTTTATAAACTCCTCAGGCCTCTGGCATCAATTTGGCGTAAGGGCAAGGGAATTTGTAGTCCAACACTTTGAACAAAGGTTGGTCTGGGATAATTTGTTGAAAGAATACAAATATCTGCTGGGCAATAAGTGAACTTTTTATGATGTATGTCATTTTTGTAAAGCCATTTTTCGACAAAATAGCCGCTTTAATTATCTTATTAATAACAAGCCCTGTTATGTTGGTTGTTATTTCGGCATTAGCAATTGCCAACAAAGGGAAAGTGTGGTTTGTGCAGGAACGACCCGGAAAGGATGAGCGAATATTCAAGCTGATTAAATTCAAAACGATGCACGATGCCGTGGATGCTTCGGGTGTTCCATTGCCTGATGAATATCGGCTGACTTCACTCGGTAAATGGGTAAGGAAAACCTCCATTGATGAGTTACCTCAATTAGTTAATGTCCTTTTGGGCGATATGTCAATTGTCGGGCCACGTCCTTTACTGACAGAATATTTGCCCTTGTATAATGCTTCGCAACGAAGGCGGCATAAAGTTAAACCCGGTATAACCGGCTGGGCACAGGTGCATGGGAGAAACAGAGTGGTATGGCCCGACCGATTCAACTACGATGTTTGGTATGTCGATCATCAATCCTTTTGGTTAGATTTGAAAATCCTGGCAATGACAATTATCAAAGTTTTAAAATCGGAAGGTATTGGAAGTGGTACATCCGACACAATGGAGAAATTCAAGGGTAACAATTGAATCA encodes:
- a CDS encoding sugar transferase: MYVIFVKPFFDKIAALIILLITSPVMLVVISALAIANKGKVWFVQERPGKDERIFKLIKFKTMHDAVDASGVPLPDEYRLTSLGKWVRKTSIDELPQLVNVLLGDMSIVGPRPLLTEYLPLYNASQRRRHKVKPGITGWAQVHGRNRVVWPDRFNYDVWYVDHQSFWLDLKILAMTIIKVLKSEGIGSGTSDTMEKFKGNN
- a CDS encoding glycosyltransferase family 4 protein, translated to MRIKLLRITTVPESLHVLLKGQLEYMQHHGFDVLAVSSKGIQVENIIKAGINHRSVLFTRRITPFTDLIALLQLVWIIIRFNPTIVHTHTPKAGLLGMMAALICRVPVRMHTVAGLPLMEAKGAKRWLLYLSERVTYCCAHKIYPNSKGLMDYINLQFKVQDSKMKIIGHGSSNGIDARYFSKTPELEREAKKIREQLNVDPNGMVFGFVGRIVRDKGLKELIAAFRNLNNNRNKLYLLLVGQMEVDLDPLDEVDRRYIDSANNVFLVGYQTDVRPWMIAMDVFVFPSYREGFPNVVMQAACLELPCIVSDINGCNEIIQHQVTGIVVPVKNVDALIKRMTDFINSSGLWHQFGVRAREFVVQHFEQRLVWDNLLKEYKYLLGNK